A part of Miscanthus floridulus cultivar M001 chromosome 6, ASM1932011v1, whole genome shotgun sequence genomic DNA contains:
- the LOC136458702 gene encoding protein CHLORORESPIRATORY REDUCTION 41, chloroplastic-like, which translates to MAASFLRPLLPPQPLLSARRPHLPAAPTTSTTTVRCTAAPKPATSTPKPSQEEANSRALQQVVPQVEPNGGAAATPDEANGRNPNSIPDEETPASATVTTSFAVARRLPSAISPGRRPRTALTQEEPPNYEIGWKRTKPVPLEKPRGWAIADFLEKLEGLLARGRYGSAQLLGTVAGVVTERAREEAEVLVAEGGVEERVATELFRVLRLVEMDVEMVKAAVKEETVKERVETARARCRQAILVALSL; encoded by the coding sequence ATGGCGGCCTCCTTCCTCAGGCCTCTCCTTCCTCCCCAGCCCCTCCTCTCCGCCCGCAGACCCCACCTCCCCGCTGCTCCCACCACGAGCACCACCACCGTACGCTGCACTGCCGCGCCCAAACCGGCAACCTCGACGCCGAAACCCAGCCAGGAAGAGGCCAACAGCCGAGCACTACAGCAAGTAGTACCGCAAGTAGAGCCCAacggcggcgccgccgccactCCGGACGAGGCGAACGGCAGAAACCCGAACAGCATCCCCGACGAGGAGACCCCGGCGTCGGCGACGGTGACCACCTCCTTTGCAGTGGCTCGGCGGCTGCCGTCCGCCATCTCCCCGGGCCGCCGGCCTCGGACGGCGCTGACGCAGGAGGAGCCGCCCAACTACGAGATCGGGTGGAAGCGCACCAAGCCGGTGCCCCTGGAGAAGCCCCGGGGGTGGGCCATCGCCGACTTCCTGGAGAAGCTGGAGGGCCTGCTGGCGCGCGGGCGGTACGGGTCCGCGCAGCTGCTGGGCACCGTAGCCGGCGTGGTGACGGAGCGCGCCCGCGAGGAGGCCGAGGTCCTGGTGGCGGAAGGCGGCGTGGAGGAGCGCGTCGCCACGGAGCTCTTCCGCGTGCTCCGCCTCGTGGAGATGGACGTGGAGATGGTCAAGGCCGCCGTGAAGGAGGAGACCGTCAAGGAGCGCGTCGAGACGGCGCGCGCCCGCTGCCGCCAGGCCATCCTCGTCGCCCTCTCGCTCTGA